The following coding sequences lie in one Silvanigrella aquatica genomic window:
- a CDS encoding DDE-type integrase/transposase/recombinase: MANKERIDKQHRYPWAVIETAVQFYFQQNMTFRSVSEKMLSHGVEVSHKTIYEWVQKFGDNVDKKSRKRIPSYDVEESYIKCNGDWKYMYRARDRQDSTLSICMREKKNLTSAKSFFKKSLEAN; the protein is encoded by the coding sequence ATGGCAAACAAAGAAAGAATTGATAAACAACACCGTTACCCTTGGGCAGTTATTGAAACTGCGGTTCAGTTTTATTTCCAACAAAATATGACTTTTCGTTCCGTTTCCGAAAAAATGTTATCTCACGGCGTTGAAGTTTCTCATAAAACTATTTACGAATGGGTTCAAAAATTCGGAGATAATGTTGACAAAAAATCTCGTAAACGCATACCAAGCTATGATGTGGAAGAATCCTACATCAAATGCAACGGCGACTGGAAATACATGTACCGTGCGCGCGATCGTCAAGATTCTACTTTAAGCATTTGCATGCGCGAAAAAAAGAACCTCACTTCTGCAAAATCTTTTTTCAAAAAATCTTTAGAAGCAAACTAA
- a CDS encoding flagellin, whose protein sequence is MGLRIQTNIQSLNAQRALSITTKQNDESIEKVSSGYRINKASDDAAGLAISEKLKADIRGLNMAKRNASDGISLLQTAEGGMNEIGNILTRLRELAVQGASDTVGNKERGFIHKEFNALKDEVDRITNSTEFNGTLLLTGGLEGLPEEMTKKSNIPPLEVQVGKNWTMSTDSQTDADNEDFSRNPVNIIRLNFDKINTSTTGLGLGKASDETKESTGVFMEEGEHNDSKERAQLSINKLDDAISKVSEFRADMGAQQNRLYSTIANLAVQSENYSAANSRIRDTDFAEETAKLAQSNILKQGGVAVLTQANQSPGAALRLLG, encoded by the coding sequence ATGGGTTTGCGCATACAAACCAACATCCAATCCCTTAATGCCCAAAGAGCTTTGAGCATTACCACCAAACAAAATGATGAGTCCATTGAGAAGGTGAGCTCTGGTTATCGCATTAACAAGGCTTCTGATGACGCAGCGGGTCTTGCGATTAGCGAAAAATTAAAGGCTGACATCCGTGGTCTTAACATGGCGAAACGAAACGCAAGTGATGGTATTTCACTTCTTCAAACTGCCGAAGGTGGTATGAATGAAATTGGGAATATCTTAACTCGTTTACGTGAGCTTGCGGTTCAAGGTGCTTCCGATACCGTGGGTAACAAAGAACGCGGCTTTATTCATAAAGAATTTAACGCGTTAAAAGACGAAGTGGATCGTATTACAAACTCAACTGAGTTTAACGGAACACTCCTCTTAACTGGTGGTCTTGAAGGCTTGCCAGAAGAAATGACTAAAAAATCAAATATTCCACCACTTGAAGTTCAAGTTGGTAAAAACTGGACTATGTCAACAGATTCACAAACAGATGCAGATAATGAAGATTTCAGTCGAAATCCAGTGAACATCATTCGTTTGAACTTTGACAAAATCAATACCAGTACAACTGGACTTGGACTTGGAAAAGCAAGTGATGAAACTAAAGAGTCAACAGGCGTGTTTATGGAAGAAGGTGAGCACAACGATTCTAAAGAACGTGCTCAGCTTTCTATTAATAAACTTGATGATGCGATTTCTAAGGTTTCAGAATTCCGTGCAGACATGGGTGCGCAACAAAACCGTTTATACTCTACAATTGCAAACCTTGCTGTTCAATCTGAAAACTACTCTGCTGCGAATAGCCGTATCCGCGATACAGACTTTGCAGAAGAAACAGCAAAACTCGCACAATCCAACATCCTCAAACAAGGTGGTGTTGCTGTTCTTACTCAAGCAAACCAAAGCCCTGGAGCGGCGTTACGTTTGTTAGGCTAA
- the thyX gene encoding FAD-dependent thymidylate synthase — protein MKNQFIGTSLDVDDGKVTLTDYMGSDLSVVNAARVSFGKTKTEMDDKDVKLIKYLAAHKHMSPFRHVVFTFALEGVSEVVCRQLYKHQVGCAYTSGEFKEAATTWNEISGRYVEFDPEFHFPSEFRKQHKSNKQASLEGECVENNVMARAIYKEAIDQGFSAYKKLLELGVCKEQARMVMPVSFKNSLVWTASLEAVAHFIKLRDHEGAQLEIRNLARAIKKLIDPICPHSLDALVNSEK, from the coding sequence ATGAAAAATCAATTCATTGGCACATCTCTAGATGTAGATGACGGAAAGGTAACATTAACAGACTATATGGGAAGCGATCTTTCTGTAGTCAATGCGGCACGAGTGAGTTTTGGTAAAACCAAAACCGAAATGGATGATAAAGACGTCAAATTAATTAAATATTTAGCAGCTCATAAACATATGAGCCCTTTTCGTCACGTTGTTTTCACCTTTGCACTTGAAGGAGTTTCCGAAGTCGTCTGTCGCCAACTTTATAAACACCAAGTGGGATGTGCTTATACGAGCGGTGAATTTAAAGAAGCAGCTACTACTTGGAATGAAATTTCAGGACGTTATGTTGAGTTTGATCCTGAGTTCCACTTCCCCTCTGAATTTCGTAAGCAACATAAAAGTAATAAACAAGCTTCCTTAGAAGGGGAGTGCGTGGAAAATAATGTAATGGCTCGTGCCATATATAAAGAAGCCATTGATCAAGGATTTTCGGCATATAAAAAATTACTTGAATTGGGAGTTTGCAAAGAACAAGCGCGTATGGTTATGCCCGTGAGTTTTAAAAATTCTCTTGTTTGGACTGCATCTTTAGAAGCTGTGGCTCATTTTATAAAATTACGTGATCACGAGGGTGCCCAATTAGAAATTCGTAATTTAGCGCGTGCTATAAAGAAATTAATTGATCCCATTTGTCCTCACTCTCTTGATGCTCTTGTGAATTCTGAAAAGTAG
- a CDS encoding tetratricopeptide repeat protein: MTQSRSLESIVSDAKKLKPNDLISIIEGESGKILAETQEKHASHILNKYKKIAFVAPQLPHPCELEMWNLCVKKMGVEGALYTHISEEKAFVQFAKLMNASNTPLYLTCYTLDSMNENKTFLSGIEKELEQYSLIVSLGENSLASYQASKVKRMNQARLVIWQNAPRPPHANLGTRSINGSPLPNIARERTVRKEVLKNADIILCFDKDGATWSYLEEVSSQRIRRVARAINTQRYSSEMSAIRRIELRSSLGLPETDFIFFHLGPLEIESGALDSVFAFKNLLQSNPSFQGKARLCFCGTGSAGADIRQSVVEMSLDDHVYFLNPNGDGIKEIVGNQFSCVISVCDAVIHGPISPVNGNALKYLDSTYDVMCALSSDIITISNGNNWIGEWISRFYKTFSSGSIHSLARLMQETIEKQDKVTNVKNAIKKALANEFPLEKTANEISEIFKTLIISVPVAETENTSKLINQIEEMVIAKQYIDAINLISQAFQKSGLSVVQQANLFRLIGDCFTKLGDLDNGVSNYTKALELDPYCAKCFIGLGTVALQRNNYNIAVPQFQKAVSLTPNDDMASLGLGLAFEGLNEFKEALSWTIRACHLKADNTVAIFNLVKLSFELNEYTDAERILIRYLDIHPHDVNMIYTLGSIEYKMGKADIAQQLMENILTLDPMNSRAHSLINQIQRSENQKRPA; this comes from the coding sequence ATGACTCAGAGCAGATCCCTTGAAAGCATAGTTAGTGATGCAAAAAAATTAAAACCAAATGATTTGATTTCCATAATTGAAGGTGAAAGCGGAAAAATTCTTGCCGAAACGCAAGAAAAACATGCTTCCCACATATTAAATAAGTACAAAAAAATTGCTTTTGTTGCGCCGCAACTGCCCCACCCTTGTGAACTTGAAATGTGGAATTTATGCGTTAAAAAAATGGGGGTAGAAGGGGCATTATACACTCATATCAGCGAAGAAAAAGCATTTGTGCAATTTGCAAAATTAATGAACGCTTCTAATACTCCTCTTTATTTAACTTGTTATACTTTAGATTCCATGAACGAAAATAAAACATTTTTATCGGGAATTGAAAAAGAATTAGAACAATATTCGCTTATTGTTTCTTTAGGAGAAAATTCCTTAGCAAGCTATCAAGCTTCAAAAGTAAAAAGAATGAATCAAGCACGGCTTGTTATTTGGCAAAATGCACCCAGACCTCCTCATGCAAATTTAGGAACTCGCTCTATAAATGGCTCCCCGTTGCCCAATATCGCAAGGGAACGAACTGTTCGTAAAGAAGTGTTAAAAAATGCAGATATTATTTTATGCTTTGATAAAGACGGAGCCACCTGGTCCTATTTAGAAGAAGTGAGTTCTCAAAGAATCCGCCGCGTCGCCCGCGCAATCAATACACAACGCTACTCCTCGGAAATGTCCGCAATCAGACGCATTGAATTGCGCTCTTCCTTAGGGCTCCCTGAAACCGACTTTATCTTTTTCCACTTAGGGCCTCTTGAAATTGAATCGGGGGCTTTAGATTCTGTCTTTGCATTTAAAAACTTATTGCAGAGCAATCCTAGCTTTCAAGGAAAAGCGAGACTGTGTTTTTGCGGTACAGGATCGGCCGGAGCAGACATCAGACAAAGTGTTGTAGAAATGAGTTTAGACGATCATGTTTACTTTTTAAATCCCAATGGGGATGGCATAAAAGAAATTGTGGGCAATCAATTTTCTTGCGTGATTTCTGTATGTGACGCCGTAATTCATGGACCTATTTCTCCCGTAAATGGAAATGCTCTCAAATATTTAGATAGCACCTATGATGTCATGTGTGCTCTGTCCTCAGATATTATTACGATTTCAAATGGCAACAATTGGATTGGCGAATGGATTAGCCGCTTTTATAAAACTTTTTCTTCAGGTAGCATTCACAGTTTAGCGCGACTTATGCAAGAAACCATTGAAAAACAAGATAAAGTAACAAATGTAAAAAATGCTATAAAAAAAGCTCTCGCAAATGAATTCCCATTGGAAAAAACAGCCAATGAAATTTCAGAGATTTTTAAAACACTCATTATAAGCGTACCTGTTGCAGAAACAGAGAACACATCAAAGCTTATTAATCAAATAGAAGAAATGGTCATTGCAAAACAATATATTGATGCCATTAATTTAATCTCTCAAGCTTTCCAAAAAAGTGGATTATCTGTTGTACAGCAGGCAAATTTATTTAGATTAATAGGCGACTGCTTCACCAAACTTGGTGACCTTGATAATGGCGTTTCAAACTATACAAAAGCACTCGAACTCGATCCTTACTGTGCGAAGTGTTTTATTGGTTTAGGTACAGTTGCTTTACAAAGAAATAATTATAATATTGCCGTTCCTCAGTTCCAAAAAGCTGTCAGTTTAACACCCAATGACGACATGGCAAGTTTAGGTTTGGGATTAGCATTTGAAGGATTAAATGAATTCAAAGAAGCACTCTCCTGGACAATTCGCGCTTGTCATTTAAAAGCAGACAACACCGTTGCGATCTTTAATTTGGTAAAACTCTCATTTGAATTAAATGAATATACAGATGCTGAACGCATATTAATTCGTTATTTGGACATTCATCCTCATGATGTAAATATGATCTACACCCTTGGTAGCATTGAATACAAAATGGGAAAAGCCGACATTGCTCAGCAGCTCATGGAAAATATTTTAACTCTCGACCCCATGAACAGCAGAGCGCATAGCTTAATCAATCAAATTCAAAGGTCGGAAAACCAAAAAAGACCAGCTTAA